Below is a genomic region from Dioscorea cayenensis subsp. rotundata cultivar TDr96_F1 chromosome 14, TDr96_F1_v2_PseudoChromosome.rev07_lg8_w22 25.fasta, whole genome shotgun sequence.
GAAGGATTCCCAGCATCATAAGCTTACCTTGAGTAGCAATGCTAATGGGTAGTTGTGAACTAAATCCCATGGTTGCTCAAGGCCATGAATTTGCATTGCTCATTCATGGCAAGCAATTGTGCTTCTTTCTGATCAAGTAGAGCATAAAGTCTAACATTTTCCTCCATAAGCTTCTGCACTTCAGCCTCCTTTTGAGCCTTCTCATTCTCCAAGTGAGTAGTCTTGGTGATTAATCTGTATAACGCAAAACTATAATCCGTTAACTTACAACCTCTTGCGAACAGGGACTAATctaattcaagtaaaaacaGCCTACTGATATACCAGTACAATGATAATGTTCAAGAAAGATCAAATCCATTGGAAACAAATTATTTGGTTAACAGCCACGTGAATGTTAGATTAACATCCTTACTGCATCCTTCACCCAAGCAATATCATAtttatgcatgtatgtataagtgtgtatatataaccATGAGCAATACTGTTTATTTCATTGCTAAATGGTGTCCAAGTAGTAAAACTTTGGGTGATATGCGATAGGTGATTACAAACAAACGCAACAGCAAAATAGAAATTATGTCATCAAACAGAATTTGGCCTATTGCATATGATGATAACTTAgtagacaaagaaagattttgaaTACTTATAACATATTATGAATGCTTAAAGGGCAGTTAGAACTAAAAaagctaaaaatatataaaaaaaaatgaagcactGCAATGAGGAAATACTTGTCAAAAAGCTTCTCCAGTGATTGGAATTGTTTCTCTGAGGAAATAAGAGTTTCCCTGACACTGATGAGACTGCTAACATAAGATCTCAATGCTTCAAAATCCTGCTTAACACGACACAGCTCCTGTTCATTTTCTGCAGCTCTCTGTCTTTGTCTGGATGTTTCTTGTACCATATCTTCAACTTTTTGCCTCATCTCATTCAAAATACCATTTGTGCCCAAAGCAAACTTCTCCATCTCTTCAACCTTGGCTGACATACTCTCAATTTGGCGggtcttcttttttatttcctcCATACCTAAATTAACTTTCTCTTTCTCAAAAGCAGCTTCAGTTTCTGCCATAATGGCCCGTTTCACAAGAGACTCCATAACATCAGTCACCATTCGAGCAGAAGTTAGGATTTCACCAATATATGATCCATCATTGGAATCAAAAGATTGACTCTTCCGATCACCTCTCAGCAGTGTTTCATCATCCAAACTTTCAAATGAAGAGAGGTCAAAATCTTTAGACCAATCAGATATTGGGATGCCATTTCTGTCAACATACCCCACCCCTTCTTGATGCTTTATCCCACATGAAGTATGGGCCAAATGTGGAACAGCCATAATTCTAGCTTTTGATTTCAAGTAAGTCAGTAATGTAGACGTCGTGTTAACCCTACGCCAAAGAAGTGCCAACTCTTCCTTTGAGTCATTCTCAGAACATTGGATGCTAGTCTTTACCTCCATAAATCTTTCTTGTAATGTTTCAACTTGAGATTGATGGCGCTCTAACTCTTGCTTCCAGTTTATGCTTGTCTGACTAAGCTGACAATTAAGGTCTAGCAGGTCACCATTCTCAACTTCATTCTCCATGACCACCTCCTATCTAGCACTGGTGATGAGAGTTCCTAAcctataaaaacaaagattacAGAGTAAATGCTGAATTAGAAACAAAGGGGAAACCCAtccattattaaaaatttaaactt
It encodes:
- the LOC120276416 gene encoding uncharacterized protein LOC120276416 translates to MENEVENGDLLDLNCQLSQTSINWKQELERHQSQVETLQERFMEVKTSIQCSENDSKEELALLWRRVNTTSTLLTYLKSKARIMAVPHLAHTSCGIKHQEGVGYVDRNGIPISDWSKDFDLSSFESLDDETLLRGDRKSQSFDSNDGSYIGEILTSARMVTDVMESLVKRAIMAETEAAFEKEKVNLGMEEIKKKTRQIESMSAKVEEMEKFALGTNGILNEMRQKVEDMVQETSRQRQRAAENEQELCRVKQDFEALRSYVSSLISVRETLISSEKQFQSLEKLFDKLITKTTHLENEKAQKEAEVQKLMEENVRLYALLDQKEAQLLAMNEQCKFMALSNHGI